One part of the Lycium ferocissimum isolate CSIRO_LF1 chromosome 8, AGI_CSIRO_Lferr_CH_V1, whole genome shotgun sequence genome encodes these proteins:
- the LOC132067502 gene encoding probable hexosyltransferase MUCI70 → MGLYNKNNNTELLFQERRGIVYKFLDQIKNNFRSSRRGRKFSRFTNRGLLFWVFSLAVLCFISLAAFGLGMHFHDKLEHGMLPWREMQEDYIGHDVPDRPTKKPRRQRFFPCEVALRDSVDFLTEPKDFLNFTQFSLGYMETEKKASHIDAHEPKFGGHQTLEEREQSFFAVNQTIHCGFVKGAEGFPSTGFDLKEVDKIYMSACRVVVSSCIFGSSDFLRRPTSKLISEYSKKNVCFVMFVDEETLYTLSKEGNAPDDGGFVGLWKLVVVKNLPYTDMRKTGKVPKFLTHRLFPSSRYSIWLDSKLRLATDPMLIIDHFLWQTGSEYAISNHYTRHCVWEEVLQNKRLNKYNHTAIDEQFSFYQSDGLTKFDPSDPNSPLPSYVPEGSFIVRAHTPMSNLFSCLWFNEVDRFTSRDQLSFAYTFLKLKRMNPDRPFHLNMFKDCERRSLVKLFHHREPSAPPPPRIS, encoded by the exons ATGGGTTTGTATAATAAGAACAATAATACTGAACTACTCTTCCAAGAGAGAAGAGGTATTGTTTACAAGTTTTTGGATCAAATCAAGAACAATTTCAGAAGTTCAAGAAGAGGACGAAAGTTTAGTCGATTTACAAACCGGGGATTACTGTTTTGGGTATTTTCACTTGCTGTGCTTTGCTTCATTTCATTGGCTGCTTTTGGCTTAGGGATGCACTTTCATG ATAAACTGGAACATGGCATGTTGCCTTGGAGAGAAATGCAAGAAGATTATATTGGGCATGATGTCCCTGACCGCCCAACAAAGAAACCCCGTAGGCAGC GTTTTTTTCCTTGTGAGGTAGCATTGAGGGACTCTGTCGATTTTCTTACTGAACCCAAGGACTTTTTGAATTTTACTCAGTTTTCCTTGGGATATATGGAAACAGAAAAGAAAGCTTCCCATATTGATGCTCATGAACCTAAATTTGGTGGACATCAGACCCTTGAAGAAAGAGAACAATCATTTTTTGCTGTCAATCAAACAATTCATTGTGGTTTTGTGAAGGGAGCTGAAGGGTTTCCAAGTACTGGATTTGATTTGAAAGAGGTGGATAAAATATACATGAGTGCGTGCAGAGTGGTTGTATCATCATGTATTTTTGGAAGCTCTGATTTCTTAAGAAGGCCGACAAGCAAATTG ATCAGTGAGTATTCAAAGAAGAATGTATGTTTTGTTATGTTTGTTGATGAGGAAACTCTTTACACGCTCTCAAAAGAAGGAAACGCACCTGATGATGGTGGATTTGTTGGTTTGTGGAAATTAGTTGTCGTCAAGAACTTACCATACACAGATATGCGTAAAACAGGAAAAGTACCAAAGTTCTTGACACATCGCCTCTTTCCTTCTTCAAG GTACTCTATTTGGCTTGATAGCAAACTGCGGCTCGCAACTGATCCAATGTTGATAATTGATCATTTCTTGTGGCAAACTGGCTCTGAGTATGCCATCTCAAATCATTATACTCGGCACTGTGTTTGGGAAGAAGTACTCCAAAATAAGCGTCTAAATAAGTACAATCACACTGCAATTGATGAACAATTTTCATTTTACCAATCTGATGGTCTTACCAAATTTGACCCTTCAGATCCAAATTCTCCTCTACCGAGCT ATGTGCCTGAAGGTTCTTTTATTGTCAGAGCACATACACCAATGTCAAATTTGTTCTCTTGCCTCTGGTTCAACGAAGTTGACCGATTTACTTCACGTGACCAACTAAGCTTTGCATATACATTCCTAAAACTAAAGAGAATGAATCCAGACAGACCATTCCATTTAAATATGTTTAAG